One window of Flavobacterium dauae genomic DNA carries:
- a CDS encoding hemin-degrading factor — protein MDTTIDLKAQWEALKTEQPHLRIRNAAQKLGVSEMELLATKMGNGVTRLRPEFKEILSDIESLGRVMALTRNDECVHERKGIYLNGDFSNPHAGLFVGEDIDMRIFLSHWKKVFVVVEENARGISKSIQFFGKDGEAIHKIFLTPDSNEAAFEALVEKYKSEDQQPFETSEAYDLNLDEKPDNEIDVEGFKQAWLDLKDTHDFFMMLRNFSVTRTQALRLAPDDYYAKQISKDAIVTMLEEAVKEKTPIMVFTGNKGNIQIHTGRIRKTMWHQEWYNIMDPDFNMHLDMSKIAQTWIVRKPTEDGIVTAIEVFNEMGDIIVQFFGKRKPGIPELDAWREIVEKLG, from the coding sequence ATGGATACAACAATAGATCTAAAAGCACAGTGGGAAGCACTTAAAACAGAGCAACCACATTTAAGAATACGCAACGCAGCACAAAAATTAGGCGTTAGTGAAATGGAACTTTTGGCAACAAAAATGGGCAATGGTGTTACACGACTTCGTCCTGAATTTAAAGAAATTTTATCAGACATTGAATCGTTAGGCAGAGTTATGGCGTTAACCCGCAACGATGAATGCGTACACGAACGCAAAGGTATTTACTTAAACGGAGACTTCTCTAACCCGCACGCAGGCTTGTTTGTGGGCGAAGACATTGATATGCGTATTTTCTTGTCGCACTGGAAAAAAGTTTTTGTAGTTGTTGAAGAAAACGCACGCGGAATTTCTAAAAGCATACAGTTCTTTGGCAAAGACGGCGAAGCTATTCACAAAATATTTTTAACGCCTGACAGCAACGAAGCTGCTTTTGAAGCTTTGGTTGAAAAATATAAAAGTGAAGATCAGCAACCGTTTGAAACATCGGAAGCCTATGACCTAAATTTAGACGAAAAACCTGATAACGAAATTGATGTGGAAGGTTTTAAACAAGCTTGGCTGGATTTAAAAGATACACACGATTTTTTTATGATGCTTCGTAATTTTAGTGTAACCCGCACGCAGGCATTGCGATTGGCTCCTGATGATTATTACGCTAAGCAGATTTCTAAAGATGCCATTGTAACGATGTTAGAAGAAGCCGTAAAAGAAAAAACACCTATTATGGTTTTTACGGGTAATAAAGGAAATATTCAAATTCACACTGGCAGAATCCGTAAAACAATGTGGCACCAGGAATGGTACAACATTATGGATCCCGATTTTAACATGCACTTGGACATGAGTAAAATTGCTCAGACATGGATTGTTCGCAAACCTACCGAAGACGGTATTGTTACAGCAATTGAAGTATTTAACGAAATGGGCGACATTATTGTTCAGTTCTTTGGAAAACGCAAACCGGGAATTCCGGAATTAGATGCCTGGCGAGAAATTGTTGAGAAATTGGGGTAA
- a CDS encoding carboxypeptidase-like regulatory domain-containing protein, protein MEYANIRFKNSNRLIYTNETGKFTIEPISDNDTLIIECIGYVSKEIPLKKQSNELVIELEQNTELLEEVVISINNNEKSKWRKINRRTRRYDQTYQGLPEGFILISSYKIDEELKINGIRLFIMVNTLNPDGSLNKKFKKIIRPILIINSINLDNNILPNKIIYLKKDVDLFTKLDIEFANTLHLQSGETLTIGLELIPENLEKPNNDNVLGILTTKHLLKESKTYLTNLFSKKQGILHDKPLNEDIYFELKIVK, encoded by the coding sequence GTGGAATACGCAAATATCCGCTTTAAAAATAGTAATAGACTTATATATACCAATGAAACCGGAAAATTTACAATAGAGCCGATCTCTGACAATGATACACTTATAATTGAATGCATAGGCTATGTTTCAAAAGAAATTCCCCTAAAGAAGCAATCCAATGAGTTAGTAATAGAATTAGAGCAAAATACAGAACTTTTAGAAGAGGTTGTCATATCAATAAATAATAACGAAAAAAGCAAGTGGCGTAAAATTAATAGGAGAACAAGAAGATATGATCAGACATATCAGGGACTTCCAGAAGGCTTTATATTAATTTCGTCATATAAAATTGATGAAGAACTAAAAATTAATGGTATCAGATTGTTTATTATGGTAAATACTTTAAATCCTGATGGTTCATTAAATAAAAAATTTAAAAAGATTATACGACCTATATTAATAATAAATTCAATTAATTTAGATAATAACATCTTGCCAAACAAAATTATTTATTTAAAAAAAGATGTTGATTTATTTACCAAACTTGATATTGAATTTGCAAACACACTACATTTACAGTCAGGCGAGACATTAACTATAGGTTTAGAATTGATACCTGAAAATTTAGAAAAACCTAATAACGATAATGTTTTGGGAATACTTACAACCAAACATTTATTAAAAGAGAGTAAAACTTATCTAACTAATTTATTTTCTAAAAAGCAAGGAATTTTACACGATAAACCATTAAATGAAGATATATATTTTGAATTGAAAATTGTTAAATAA
- a CDS encoding FecCD family ABC transporter permease, with translation MKKKIAVYKLTFFIVLLVALVTALYLGAYDFNHSVFEIVSTYFKTKTHTADSFVLIELRIPRILMAILTGAALSITGTSLQGLFKNPLASPDLIGITSGAVLFAALTIVFGSAVMHLLPPFLSYALLSIMAFIGALLTMWFVYKMATSNGKTHILILLLSGVAISALSGAVTGFLTYISTEEELRNLTFWSLGSLAGSNWWKVCLVFVVVSIGSFRLLKKGKTLNALMLGEKEAAHLGFDIEKTKREIIIISSLMVGCVVAFNGTIGFIGLVVPYILRFVFNSNYNILLPLSMILGAVILLIADTISRTIVIPAELPIGILTAIMGAPVFISILINYKRKLK, from the coding sequence ATGAAGAAAAAGATTGCTGTTTACAAACTAACATTCTTTATAGTTTTATTAGTTGCCTTAGTAACAGCATTATATTTGGGTGCTTACGATTTTAACCATTCGGTGTTTGAAATCGTAAGCACTTATTTTAAAACAAAAACACATACCGCCGATTCTTTTGTTTTGATTGAATTGCGTATTCCGCGTATATTAATGGCAATTTTAACAGGTGCTGCCCTATCAATTACCGGAACAAGCTTACAAGGATTGTTTAAAAACCCGTTGGCATCGCCCGATTTAATCGGAATTACTTCAGGTGCCGTATTATTTGCTGCCTTAACCATTGTTTTTGGTTCGGCTGTAATGCACTTGTTGCCACCGTTTTTAAGCTATGCATTGTTAAGCATTATGGCATTTATTGGCGCATTACTCACTATGTGGTTTGTTTACAAAATGGCAACATCAAACGGAAAAACACATATTTTAATCTTGCTGTTATCGGGTGTGGCAATTTCTGCATTAAGTGGTGCCGTTACCGGTTTTTTAACGTATATTTCGACAGAAGAAGAGTTGCGTAATTTAACCTTTTGGTCGTTGGGAAGCTTAGCCGGATCTAACTGGTGGAAAGTTTGTCTGGTTTTTGTTGTTGTATCTATCGGAAGTTTCCGTTTACTAAAAAAGGGAAAAACCTTAAACGCTTTAATGCTTGGCGAAAAAGAAGCCGCTCATTTAGGGTTTGATATTGAAAAAACAAAACGCGAAATCATTATTATTTCTTCTTTAATGGTGGGATGCGTGGTAGCTTTTAACGGAACCATTGGATTTATTGGATTGGTTGTCCCGTATATTTTAAGATTTGTTTTTAATTCAAATTATAATATTTTACTACCTTTATCAATGATTTTAGGAGCTGTAATTCTTTTAATCGCAGATACAATTAGCCGAACCATTGTAATTCCTGCCGAACTGCCTATTGGTATTTTAACAGCAATTATGGGGGCACCGGTATTTATTTCGATTTTAATTAATTACAAAAGAAAATTAAAATGA
- a CDS encoding carboxypeptidase-like regulatory domain-containing protein, with protein sequence MVAINKYFYLLLIVLFHLKGFSQQNIKGIVISENERVPYALIYSKSLERPVYSDSLGNFELKNIQVNDSVTIKSIGYEEQSVKITNVNTPVKIELKKADILLDEIVINVVYSVWEKLFKKPKPHLWFSHIPAMEGFSTITKYKATNDIKFNGICFIAKNEGKYLTKRLRPLVFKKTIEPISSLIESQVEVFNIPKNNTGKANNKDYRIEFVLNNIIELKKGEEIYIGIEFVPNDLSNINVNDNIMLATVKEINNPNLETKLYSFLFNDVLRGNYKKEVPLNEDLYFELKVVK encoded by the coding sequence ATGGTTGCTATCAATAAATATTTTTACCTGCTGTTAATCGTTTTATTTCATTTAAAAGGCTTTTCTCAACAAAATATTAAAGGAATTGTTATTTCAGAAAATGAACGTGTGCCTTACGCGTTAATTTATTCAAAATCGTTAGAACGCCCCGTGTATTCTGATTCTTTAGGTAATTTTGAATTAAAAAACATACAGGTCAATGATTCTGTTACCATTAAAAGTATAGGATATGAAGAACAAAGCGTTAAAATAACAAATGTTAACACTCCTGTAAAAATTGAATTAAAAAAGGCAGATATTTTATTAGATGAAATTGTAATAAACGTTGTATATTCTGTTTGGGAAAAACTTTTTAAAAAGCCGAAACCTCATTTGTGGTTTTCGCATATTCCTGCAATGGAAGGGTTTTCAACCATAACAAAGTATAAGGCAACCAACGATATCAAATTTAACGGTATCTGCTTTATTGCTAAAAATGAAGGGAAATATCTAACCAAAAGATTAAGACCTCTTGTTTTTAAAAAAACGATTGAACCAATTTCATCATTAATTGAATCGCAAGTGGAGGTTTTTAATATTCCAAAAAACAATACAGGCAAAGCAAACAATAAAGATTATAGAATAGAATTTGTATTAAACAATATTATTGAACTTAAAAAAGGAGAAGAAATTTATATAGGGATAGAATTTGTTCCTAACGATTTAAGCAACATCAATGTTAATGATAACATAATGCTTGCTACGGTAAAAGAAATAAATAATCCAAATTTAGAAACAAAGTTATATTCTTTTTTATTTAATGATGTTTTAAGAGGTAATTATAAAAAGGAAGTACCTTTGAATGAAGATTTATATTTTGAACTAAAAGTTGTAAAGTAA
- a CDS encoding heme ABC transporter ATP-binding protein, with the protein MIQIHDLNFRVKDRFLLKTIDIEIKKGELIAIVGPNGAGKSTFLSCLGSEIPYQAKQFSFKNKDIKSYKKDEIPFHRAKFSQHQSAEINLKNDEIVLMGRYPYFKNDADISDKEIVQNWMQKTETQHLIDREYEQLSGGEKQRLHLARVFTQLENTIENKLLLLDEPLNNLDVAHQFKTLHLIKEFTNKNNTALVVLHDLNIASQFADRLILLNKGTIELFDEPTKVLTQERISRVYQYPCVLHQHPVTNQPLILFG; encoded by the coding sequence ATGATACAAATTCACGATTTAAACTTTAGGGTTAAAGACCGTTTTCTTTTAAAAACCATTGACATCGAAATAAAAAAAGGTGAATTAATTGCTATTGTGGGACCAAATGGTGCCGGCAAATCGACTTTTTTAAGTTGTTTGGGATCTGAAATTCCGTATCAGGCAAAACAATTTTCTTTTAAAAACAAAGACATCAAAAGCTACAAAAAAGACGAAATTCCGTTTCACCGGGCAAAATTCTCGCAACATCAATCGGCTGAAATCAATTTAAAAAACGATGAAATTGTGCTAATGGGTCGCTATCCATATTTTAAGAACGATGCCGATATCAGTGATAAAGAAATCGTTCAAAACTGGATGCAAAAAACAGAAACCCAACATTTAATCGACAGGGAATACGAGCAACTTTCTGGCGGAGAAAAACAGCGTTTGCACCTTGCCCGCGTGTTTACCCAATTAGAAAATACCATTGAAAATAAATTGCTTTTGTTAGATGAGCCCTTAAACAATCTTGATGTGGCACATCAGTTCAAAACACTGCATTTGATAAAAGAATTCACTAATAAAAACAATACTGCATTGGTAGTTCTGCACGATTTAAACATTGCCTCGCAATTTGCAGACCGACTTATTTTGCTGAATAAAGGAACAATTGAACTTTTTGATGAACCTACAAAAGTACTTACACAAGAACGCATTTCGCGTGTTTATCAATATCCTTGCGTCCTGCATCAGCACCCCGTTACCAATCAACCACTTATATTATTCGGATAA
- a CDS encoding heme/hemin ABC transporter substrate-binding protein produces the protein MKKILTVLALAVVAVSCNKKEGQTETTAKDTLTTEIKTDRIVSLNGAITETLAALEASENIVGRDVTSTFPADLKATDLGHVRSITAESILALQPSVVFGTTKDINPELNKQLQKANVSLILIDQEYSVDGTKKLITEVASKLNKENYQTLLDNISEKIATVKPFDKKPKVLFIYARGTGTLMVAGKETPLHSMIELAGAENAAAALTDFKPLTPEALLTTNPDVILMFDSGLQSLGGVDGLLEVDGIAATNAGKNKKVVTMDGQFLSGFGPRLGEAVVELHNKLQ, from the coding sequence ATGAAAAAAATCCTTACGGTTCTTGCATTGGCAGTTGTAGCTGTTAGTTGCAATAAAAAAGAAGGTCAGACCGAAACCACAGCTAAAGATACTTTAACTACAGAAATAAAAACAGATCGTATTGTTTCATTAAACGGAGCAATTACAGAAACGTTGGCTGCTTTAGAAGCATCTGAAAATATTGTGGGAAGAGATGTAACTTCTACATTTCCTGCCGATTTAAAAGCCACCGATTTAGGTCACGTGCGTTCTATTACTGCCGAAAGTATTTTAGCTTTACAACCAAGTGTTGTTTTTGGAACAACTAAAGACATTAACCCCGAATTAAACAAACAACTACAAAAAGCAAATGTTTCTTTAATTTTAATTGATCAGGAGTATTCTGTTGACGGAACAAAAAAACTAATTACAGAAGTTGCTTCAAAATTAAACAAAGAAAATTACCAGACCTTATTAGATAATATTTCTGAAAAAATTGCTACTGTTAAACCTTTTGATAAAAAGCCTAAAGTATTGTTTATCTATGCACGAGGAACAGGTACATTAATGGTTGCTGGTAAAGAAACGCCTTTACACAGTATGATTGAATTAGCAGGAGCCGAAAATGCTGCCGCTGCATTAACCGATTTTAAACCTTTAACTCCGGAAGCTTTACTAACTACAAATCCTGATGTTATTTTAATGTTCGACAGCGGATTGCAGAGTTTAGGTGGTGTTGACGGTTTATTAGAAGTAGATGGTATTGCCGCTACAAATGCAGGTAAAAACAAAAAAGTGGTAACTATGGACGGTCAGTTTCTTTCTGGTTTTGGTCCACGTTTAGGTGAAGCTGTAGTAGAATTACATAACAAATTACAATAA
- a CDS encoding efflux RND transporter permease subunit — translation MFKKVIHRPVFAIVLSIVILFVGSLAIKQLPTSQFPQIAPTTVSVFIAYPGASADVLVKSSLITLENAINGVQGMRYIATDATSAGEATLNVIFEPGTDPNDAVVLVKTRVDQVMPLLPELVQKEGVIVTPIQPSMLMYVNLYSKNKSMDEKFLYNYATVNIIPEINRIEGIAKAKILGSRRYAMRVWLNPERMRAYNVSVDEVMEAIGEQSIIGRPGRIGQSSGIAAQSLEYVLTYKGQYNTPEEYEAIIIRANSNGESIKLKDIAKVELGSEFFDIYSNLDGDPAAAIMLKQNYGSNANEVIEQVKLKLEEMKQNFPPGVDYKISYDVSQFLDASIEQVIHTLRDAFILVAVVVFLFLGDWRSTLIPIIAVPVSLIGAFFVIQLFGMSINLVTLFALVLAIGIVVDDAIVVVEAVHAKMEEKHCSPYKAVKEVMGEISGAIIAITMVMVSVFLPISFMTGPVGTFYRQFSITMASSIVISAVIALTLTPVLCAILLRNNHGESKKVNLITRFIDAFNRGFDKLTGKYAGILRKIVSRKSVTWAILLIFCAGIYVENQFLPGGFIPSEDQGTIYAIIQTPPGSTLEQTNQVARKLQEICKKVDGVESVSSLAGYEIMTEGRGSNAGTCLINLKSWGDREHSVTEIMEELEGKTRGLGAVIEFFEPPAIPGFGSSGGFSMRLLDQNTTTDYHEFDKINKEFIANLNKRKELTGVFTFFAANYPQYELEFDNNAAMQKGVSIGKAMENLNILIGSTYEQGFIRFGQFFKVYVQSSPEFRSLPSDILNLYVKNDSGEMVPYSSFMKLKKTQGPNEITRYNMYNSASIRGLPAPGYTTADAIQAINETALKTLPHGYKIAWEGLSFDEAQRGNEALYVFGVVLIFVYLVLAAQYESFILPLAVILSLPVGVFGSFFMLKAMGLANDIYAQVGLIMLIGLLGKNAVLIVEYAVQKRQNGATILEAAIEAATVRFRPILMTSFAFIAGLIPLIFARGAGAIGNHTIGASALGGMLFGTIFGVLIIPGLYYIFAKLADGRKMIKNENESPLTKDLY, via the coding sequence ATGTTTAAAAAAGTTATACACAGACCGGTATTTGCCATTGTGCTATCGATCGTAATCCTCTTTGTGGGATCATTGGCAATTAAACAGTTGCCAACCTCGCAGTTTCCGCAAATTGCTCCTACCACAGTAAGCGTTTTTATTGCTTATCCGGGTGCAAGTGCCGATGTATTGGTAAAATCGTCATTAATTACTTTAGAAAACGCCATTAACGGTGTGCAGGGAATGCGGTACATTGCTACCGATGCCACAAGTGCCGGCGAAGCAACATTGAATGTTATTTTTGAGCCGGGAACCGATCCTAATGATGCGGTTGTACTGGTTAAAACCCGGGTAGATCAGGTGATGCCTTTATTGCCCGAACTGGTTCAGAAAGAAGGGGTTATTGTAACGCCTATTCAGCCAAGTATGTTGATGTACGTGAACCTGTACAGTAAAAATAAAAGTATGGACGAAAAGTTTCTGTACAATTACGCAACTGTAAATATCATTCCCGAAATTAATCGTATAGAGGGTATTGCCAAGGCAAAAATTCTGGGAAGCCGCCGTTATGCTATGCGTGTATGGTTAAACCCCGAACGTATGCGTGCGTATAACGTTTCGGTTGATGAGGTAATGGAAGCCATTGGCGAACAAAGTATTATTGGACGTCCGGGAAGAATTGGACAAAGTTCCGGTATTGCCGCACAGTCGTTAGAATACGTACTTACTTATAAAGGACAATACAATACGCCCGAAGAATACGAAGCGATTATTATCCGTGCCAATTCAAACGGAGAAAGTATCAAGTTAAAAGATATTGCCAAAGTAGAATTGGGAAGTGAGTTTTTTGATATTTATTCTAATTTAGATGGTGACCCGGCTGCTGCGATTATGCTGAAACAAAATTACGGAAGTAATGCCAACGAAGTAATTGAACAAGTTAAACTGAAGCTGGAGGAAATGAAACAGAATTTCCCTCCGGGCGTTGATTATAAAATAAGTTACGATGTATCGCAGTTCTTAGACGCGTCTATAGAACAGGTAATCCACACCTTGCGTGATGCGTTTATCCTTGTAGCCGTAGTGGTATTCCTTTTCTTGGGCGATTGGCGTTCTACATTAATTCCAATTATTGCCGTACCGGTTTCGTTAATTGGTGCCTTCTTTGTTATCCAGCTTTTTGGTATGTCCATTAACTTGGTAACCTTATTTGCGTTGGTATTGGCAATTGGTATTGTGGTCGATGATGCCATTGTCGTCGTTGAGGCGGTTCACGCCAAAATGGAAGAAAAACACTGTTCGCCTTACAAAGCCGTTAAAGAGGTAATGGGCGAAATCAGCGGAGCCATTATAGCAATTACAATGGTAATGGTATCCGTGTTTTTACCCATTTCGTTTATGACCGGACCTGTAGGTACATTCTACCGTCAGTTTTCTATCACTATGGCAAGTTCAATTGTAATATCGGCAGTAATTGCTCTTACGTTAACACCGGTATTGTGTGCTATTTTGTTGAGAAACAATCACGGCGAGTCTAAAAAGGTAAATTTAATTACCCGTTTTATTGATGCTTTTAACCGTGGTTTCGATAAATTAACAGGAAAATACGCAGGTATTTTAAGAAAAATTGTCAGTAGAAAATCGGTAACTTGGGCAATTTTATTGATTTTTTGTGCCGGAATTTATGTAGAGAACCAGTTTTTACCAGGCGGATTTATTCCAAGTGAAGATCAGGGAACCATTTATGCCATTATTCAAACCCCACCGGGATCAACATTAGAACAAACCAATCAGGTAGCACGTAAGTTGCAAGAAATCTGCAAAAAAGTCGATGGGGTAGAGTCGGTTTCCTCTTTGGCAGGATACGAAATTATGACCGAAGGTCGTGGTTCTAATGCCGGAACGTGTTTAATTAACCTGAAAAGTTGGGGAGATCGCGAACATTCGGTAACAGAAATAATGGAAGAACTGGAAGGGAAAACCAGAGGATTAGGAGCGGTGATCGAATTTTTTGAACCACCTGCAATTCCCGGGTTTGGTTCATCGGGCGGATTTTCAATGCGTTTACTTGATCAGAACACTACTACCGATTACCACGAATTCGATAAAATCAACAAAGAATTTATTGCCAATTTAAACAAGCGAAAAGAGCTTACCGGTGTGTTTACTTTTTTTGCAGCCAATTATCCGCAGTACGAGTTAGAATTTGACAACAATGCCGCCATGCAAAAAGGTGTTTCAATTGGTAAGGCAATGGAAAATCTTAATATTTTAATTGGTAGTACGTACGAACAAGGATTTATACGTTTTGGACAATTTTTTAAAGTTTATGTACAATCGTCGCCCGAATTCAGAAGTTTACCGTCGGATATTTTAAATCTGTATGTAAAAAATGACAGCGGAGAAATGGTTCCTTATTCATCGTTTATGAAATTGAAAAAAACACAGGGACCAAACGAAATTACGCGCTATAATATGTACAATTCGGCATCAATTCGCGGACTTCCGGCACCGGGTTACACTACTGCCGATGCCATTCAGGCTATTAACGAAACAGCATTGAAAACCTTGCCGCACGGTTACAAAATTGCTTGGGAAGGTTTATCGTTTGACGAAGCTCAAAGAGGAAATGAAGCTTTGTATGTATTTGGCGTGGTGTTAATCTTTGTTTACCTGGTATTGGCGGCACAATACGAAAGTTTTATTTTGCCGTTAGCCGTAATTTTATCATTGCCTGTCGGTGTTTTCGGATCATTTTTTATGTTGAAAGCAATGGGCTTGGCAAACGATATTTACGCACAGGTGGGATTAATTATGTTAATTGGTTTGCTCGGTAAAAATGCGGTACTGATTGTAGAATATGCCGTGCAGAAAAGACAAAACGGAGCTACTATTTTAGAAGCGGCAATTGAAGCAGCAACCGTTCGTTTTCGCCCAATTTTAATGACATCATTTGCTTTTATTGCCGGATTGATTCCGCTTATTTTCGCAAGAGGAGCAGGAGCCATCGGTAATCACACAATCGGAGCTTCGGCACTTGGCGGAATGCTCTTTGGAACCATTTTCGGAGTACTTATTATTCCGGGATTGTATTACATTTTTGCTAAACTGGCAGATGGCAGAAAAATGATTAAAAACGAAAACGAAAGTCCATTAACAAAAGATCTTTATTAA
- a CDS encoding TolC family protein, translated as MNKQRIYKYAGIACVLLTLAACKSINIEERVENRSVPDNFGTVQNDTINSGKINWKDYFSDAHLQRLIETALQNNQELNILLQEIEISKNEIRARKGEYLPSVGIKVGGGVDKVARYTNIGAMEATTDIKPGKEMPEPLGDLMIGAYADWEVDIWGRLHNAKKAAVDRYLATVEGQNFMKTNLISEIAQSYYELLALDNELEIVQQNIEIQNSALDIVKILKQSARTNELAVKRFQAQVLKTTGLQYKIQQKITETENKINFLVGRFPQHIERSHQGFVDLVPQTVYTGIPSDLLANRPDIKQAEMELAATKLDIKSAKARFYPSLGISAGIGYQAFNPSYIFKPQSLLYSLAGDLVAPLVNRNAIKAAYYNANAKQIQAVYEYEQTILEAYIEVANNLSKINNLQKSYDLKSQEVDALTKSIEISNVLFKSARADYMEVLLTQREALEAKFELIETKMQQLNATVSVYRSLGGGWN; from the coding sequence ATGAATAAGCAAAGAATATATAAGTACGCAGGTATTGCTTGCGTGCTTTTAACCTTGGCGGCTTGTAAATCAATCAATATAGAAGAACGGGTAGAAAACCGTTCTGTGCCCGATAATTTTGGTACAGTGCAAAACGATACCATCAATTCGGGAAAAATAAATTGGAAAGATTATTTTTCCGATGCACACTTACAGAGATTGATTGAGACGGCATTACAAAACAATCAGGAATTAAATATTCTGTTGCAGGAAATCGAAATTTCTAAAAACGAAATCCGTGCAAGAAAAGGAGAATATCTTCCGTCGGTTGGTATAAAAGTGGGCGGTGGCGTAGATAAAGTGGCACGTTACACAAATATTGGTGCAATGGAAGCTACTACCGATATTAAGCCCGGAAAAGAAATGCCCGAACCATTAGGCGATTTGATGATTGGGGCGTATGCAGATTGGGAAGTAGATATCTGGGGCAGGTTACACAACGCCAAAAAAGCGGCAGTTGATCGTTATTTGGCAACGGTTGAAGGTCAGAATTTTATGAAAACCAACCTGATTTCAGAAATTGCACAATCGTATTACGAATTGCTGGCATTGGATAACGAATTGGAAATTGTTCAGCAAAATATCGAAATTCAAAACAGTGCGTTGGATATTGTTAAGATCTTGAAACAATCGGCACGTACTAATGAACTGGCTGTAAAAAGATTTCAGGCACAGGTTTTAAAAACCACCGGATTACAGTATAAAATCCAACAAAAAATTACCGAAACTGAAAACAAAATCAACTTTTTAGTAGGACGTTTTCCGCAGCACATCGAACGCAGTCATCAAGGATTTGTTGATTTGGTTCCGCAAACTGTTTATACGGGAATTCCTTCGGATCTTTTGGCAAACCGCCCCGATATTAAACAAGCCGAAATGGAGTTGGCAGCAACAAAATTGGATATTAAATCAGCAAAAGCTCGTTTTTATCCATCGTTAGGTATTTCTGCGGGGATTGGTTATCAGGCGTTTAATCCAAGCTATATTTTTAAACCGCAATCTTTGTTGTATTCATTGGCAGGCGATTTGGTAGCTCCGCTTGTTAACAGAAATGCCATTAAAGCAGCGTATTATAACGCAAATGCAAAGCAAATTCAGGCGGTTTATGAGTACGAACAAACTATTTTAGAAGCTTATATAGAAGTAGCAAACAATTTGTCTAAAATCAATAATCTTCAAAAAAGTTACGATTTAAAGTCGCAGGAAGTAGATGCTTTAACCAAGTCTATCGAAATTTCAAACGTTTTATTTAAATCGGCACGGGCAGATTATATGGAAGTTTTGTTGACACAACGCGAAGCATTGGAAGCAAAATTTGAATTGATTGAAACAAAAATGCAACAGCTAAATGCCACGGTTTCTGTTTACAGATCACTTGGCGGCGGCTGGAATTAG